A DNA window from Candidatus Protochlamydia naegleriophila contains the following coding sequences:
- the lon gene encoding endopeptidase La yields MLDQEQDENSLETEFENAMMSSLDDTQLSKKNTQLPEQIQIFPLVRRPFFPGMAAPLVIEPGPFYEVLKVIAKSEHKCVGLVMTRSEQADIYKVGFPDIYEIGVLARILRIIPMEQGGAQVILNMERRIKITEPVAETKTLKAHISYFEDDPVLTPELKAYAISIISTIKELLKLNPLFKEELQIFLGHSDFTEPGKLADFAVALTTASREELQDVLETIDIQQRIDKALVLLKKELDISILQNNINQKIEATINKSQKDFFLREQLKTIKKELGIERDDKSLDREKFESRLKERIVPPDVMKVITEELEKLSVLDMQSAEYSVSRGYLDWLTTIPWGIYSQEHHNLEEAEKILAHDHYGLEDIKQRILEFIGVGKLAKGVRGSIICLVGPPGVGKTSIGKSIARALNRKFYRFSVGGMRDEAEIKGHRRTYIGAMPGKMIQALKYCQTMNPVIMLDEVDKMGRSFHGDPGSALLEVLDPEQNAEFLDHYLDVRCNLSDVLFIVTANVLDTIPEPLKDRMDILRLSGYIMQEKIEIAKKYLIPRNRKEMGLKAAEVSFTQEALRTMINGYAREAGVRNLENLVKKILRKLAVKIVREQEDFEREQAKKKKTAKSKKPLALPPVKHSITPHNLKDYLGKPVFSSDRFYERTPVGVCMGLAWTALGGATLYIESIKVAGEKTVMKLTGQAGEVMKESAEIAWSYVHSSIHKYAPSYTFFEKSQVHIHIPEGATPKDGPSAGITMVTSLLSLLFDTPVLDNLGMTGELTLTGRILPIGGVKEKVVAARRSGLKTLIFPKDNMRDYEELPDYIRKGLVIYFVEHYDEVFKIAFPGKQRVKLL; encoded by the coding sequence ATGCTGGATCAAGAACAAGATGAAAATTCTTTAGAAACTGAATTCGAAAATGCGATGATGAGTTCGCTTGACGATACTCAGCTCAGCAAAAAGAATACCCAGCTTCCAGAGCAAATCCAAATTTTTCCGCTCGTTCGCCGTCCTTTTTTCCCTGGAATGGCAGCTCCCTTAGTCATTGAACCTGGTCCATTTTATGAAGTCTTAAAAGTCATTGCCAAATCAGAACATAAATGTGTGGGTCTAGTCATGACTCGCTCGGAACAGGCAGACATTTACAAAGTCGGCTTTCCAGATATTTACGAAATTGGAGTCCTAGCCCGCATCTTGCGCATTATCCCCATGGAACAGGGTGGAGCACAAGTCATTTTAAATATGGAAAGGCGGATCAAGATCACCGAGCCGGTTGCAGAAACAAAAACGCTAAAGGCTCACATTTCTTATTTTGAGGATGATCCAGTTTTAACACCTGAGTTAAAAGCCTATGCAATTAGTATCATTTCGACAATTAAAGAGCTTTTGAAGCTCAATCCCCTTTTTAAAGAGGAACTCCAGATCTTTTTAGGCCACTCTGATTTCACCGAACCTGGTAAGCTCGCCGACTTCGCTGTAGCACTCACAACTGCATCCAGGGAAGAGTTGCAAGATGTTTTAGAAACAATTGATATCCAACAACGCATTGACAAGGCCTTAGTTCTTCTAAAAAAAGAATTGGATATCAGCATCTTACAGAATAACATCAATCAAAAAATCGAAGCGACGATTAATAAAAGCCAGAAGGACTTCTTCTTGCGAGAGCAGTTGAAGACCATAAAAAAAGAGCTGGGCATAGAAAGAGATGATAAATCGCTTGACCGGGAAAAATTTGAATCGCGTTTAAAAGAGCGCATCGTTCCACCAGATGTCATGAAAGTGATTACTGAGGAATTGGAAAAGCTAAGCGTTTTAGATATGCAATCGGCCGAATATAGCGTCTCTCGTGGTTACTTAGATTGGCTGACTACCATTCCTTGGGGCATTTATAGCCAGGAGCACCATAATTTAGAAGAAGCTGAAAAAATCTTAGCCCATGATCATTACGGCCTAGAAGATATCAAACAACGCATTCTCGAATTTATTGGTGTCGGCAAACTAGCCAAAGGTGTGCGAGGTAGTATTATTTGCTTAGTCGGCCCTCCGGGAGTTGGAAAAACCAGCATTGGAAAAAGCATTGCCCGTGCGCTTAACCGCAAATTTTACCGTTTCTCTGTTGGTGGTATGCGTGACGAAGCCGAAATTAAAGGGCATCGCCGTACCTATATTGGTGCGATGCCTGGTAAAATGATTCAAGCACTCAAGTATTGCCAAACGATGAATCCTGTCATCATGCTCGACGAAGTCGATAAAATGGGAAGAAGCTTCCATGGAGACCCAGGCTCTGCACTTTTAGAGGTGTTAGATCCTGAGCAAAATGCCGAGTTCTTGGATCACTATTTGGACGTTCGCTGCAACTTATCCGATGTATTATTCATTGTAACAGCAAACGTGCTAGACACCATTCCCGAGCCGCTAAAAGACCGCATGGATATTCTCCGCCTGTCGGGTTATATCATGCAAGAGAAAATTGAAATCGCCAAAAAGTATCTCATACCCCGTAACCGCAAAGAAATGGGACTCAAGGCAGCGGAAGTTTCATTTACTCAAGAAGCACTGCGGACAATGATCAATGGCTATGCGAGAGAGGCAGGTGTGCGCAACCTAGAGAACTTGGTCAAAAAAATCCTGCGAAAACTAGCAGTCAAAATTGTGCGCGAACAGGAAGATTTTGAAAGAGAACAGGCTAAAAAGAAAAAAACGGCAAAAAGCAAGAAGCCGCTGGCACTACCTCCTGTAAAACACTCGATCACGCCGCATAATTTAAAAGACTACTTAGGCAAGCCTGTTTTTTCAAGCGACCGCTTTTACGAAAGGACGCCCGTTGGAGTCTGTATGGGCCTTGCTTGGACAGCTCTTGGCGGAGCTACGCTCTACATTGAGTCTATTAAAGTAGCTGGCGAAAAGACAGTAATGAAGCTCACCGGCCAGGCAGGCGAAGTCATGAAAGAGTCTGCTGAAATTGCGTGGAGCTATGTACATAGCTCGATTCACAAATATGCCCCGAGCTATACATTCTTTGAAAAATCGCAAGTCCACATTCACATTCCTGAAGGAGCCACTCCTAAAGATGGACCATCTGCCGGCATTACAATGGTCACTTCGCTGCTTTCACTATTGTTCGATACACCCGTATTGGACAACTTAGGAATGACTGGAGAGCTTACCTTGACGGGGCGAATTCTTCCAATTGGAGGAGTCAAAGAAAAAGTTGTTGCGGCGCGCCGTTCAGGACTGAAAACATTGATTTTCCCCAAAGATAATATGCGGGACTATGAGGAACTTCCTGATTACATTCGCAAAGGTCTTGTCATCTATTTCGTTGAGCACTATGACGAGGTCTTTAAAATCGCTTTTCCTGGCAAACAGCGAGTAAAACTTCTGTAG
- a CDS encoding adenylyltransferase/cytidyltransferase family protein — MHETLEFLPWSAAYRQKVIDPAQLSERVQTLRQQGKTIVTLNGSFDLLHAGHLHIIHEASQLSDVLIVALNSDSSIKQYKSPKRPLIPLEYRMQMMAALGFVDFVTWFEETDPIRLLSVIKPDVHVNGSEYGQNCIEAETIQQGGGKIHIVKLIPGLSTSSIIKKIQDEGA, encoded by the coding sequence ATGCATGAAACCCTTGAATTCCTTCCCTGGTCGGCAGCCTATCGGCAAAAAGTCATTGACCCGGCTCAGCTTTCGGAGCGCGTTCAAACTCTTCGCCAACAAGGTAAAACAATAGTGACATTGAATGGATCGTTTGATTTGCTTCATGCTGGGCATCTACACATTATTCATGAAGCCTCTCAACTAAGCGATGTCCTCATCGTTGCTCTTAACAGCGACTCTTCGATCAAGCAATATAAAAGCCCCAAGCGTCCTCTCATCCCCCTTGAGTACCGCATGCAAATGATGGCCGCTTTGGGATTTGTCGATTTTGTGACTTGGTTTGAAGAAACTGATCCCATCCGCCTCCTTTCAGTGATCAAACCAGACGTGCATGTGAATGGATCCGAATATGGGCAAAATTGCATCGAAGCAGAAACCATTCAGCAGGGGGGTGGCAAGATTCACATTGTCAAGCTCATTCCCGGCCTGTCAACTTCTTCTATCATCAAAAAAATTCAGGACGAAGGGGCTTGA
- a CDS encoding rhomboid family intramembrane serine protease has product MRVIGTLNDEKKGLTFSLFLHQKGIEHQLEMQPNTDWGSPDYGSSICKIWIQDEDQVEDAIKWYNLFKEHPLDPIFHASQPLAAQDFAVLSSSNRNAPPSPPASSKPTKLAGWENQPMGWMTRGFLIICCLLFLATQLIKSSSTAPNNVAVLSIVSSPVDKTLLYDYPQFYELVDRFIRFYGYEGLENTKDLPNEAQALLQKIEHTPFWQGFYHLALSEGFQNLFQGNFGAPLFEKISEGQVWRLFSPALLHGDIFHLFFNMLWLIVLGKQIEQRMSKGRYLLFILVAGIFSNTAQYLMSGPNFVGFSGILCAMLTFIWVRQQQAPWEGYQLDRLTISFMLIFIIGMALLQSLSFFVEKFFDLGMSPNIANTAHLSGAFIGLLLGRLNFFSWRHT; this is encoded by the coding sequence ATGCGAGTGATTGGAACATTAAATGATGAGAAGAAAGGGCTTACATTCTCTTTATTTCTTCACCAGAAAGGCATTGAGCATCAACTAGAAATGCAACCCAATACAGACTGGGGAAGTCCCGATTATGGATCGAGCATATGTAAAATCTGGATCCAGGATGAAGACCAAGTGGAAGACGCCATAAAATGGTATAATCTATTTAAAGAACATCCTTTAGATCCCATTTTCCATGCCAGTCAGCCTCTGGCTGCGCAAGATTTTGCAGTACTTAGCTCCTCAAACCGCAACGCCCCTCCTTCCCCACCCGCTTCTTCAAAGCCGACAAAACTCGCGGGATGGGAAAATCAACCCATGGGATGGATGACGCGCGGTTTCCTCATCATTTGCTGCCTGCTCTTTTTAGCCACTCAACTCATCAAATCCTCCTCAACCGCCCCAAACAATGTTGCAGTCCTAAGTATCGTTTCTTCACCTGTCGATAAAACTTTACTTTACGATTATCCTCAATTTTACGAACTCGTTGATCGCTTCATTCGCTTTTATGGATATGAAGGGCTGGAAAACACCAAAGATTTACCAAATGAAGCTCAAGCTCTTTTACAAAAAATTGAGCATACCCCTTTTTGGCAAGGATTTTATCATCTCGCTTTGAGTGAGGGCTTTCAAAACCTATTTCAAGGAAACTTCGGCGCGCCCTTATTCGAAAAAATCAGCGAAGGGCAGGTTTGGCGCCTATTTTCACCAGCCTTGCTGCATGGCGATATTTTCCATCTTTTTTTTAATATGCTCTGGTTAATCGTTCTCGGTAAACAAATCGAGCAGCGCATGAGCAAAGGCCGCTATTTATTATTTATTCTAGTTGCAGGGATATTTTCCAATACGGCTCAATATCTGATGAGCGGCCCCAACTTTGTGGGCTTTTCAGGCATTTTATGTGCAATGCTCACATTTATTTGGGTCAGGCAGCAGCAGGCTCCTTGGGAAGGCTATCAACTCGATCGTCTTACAATTTCTTTCATGTTGATTTTCATTATTGGAATGGCGCTCTTGCAATCTTTATCTTTTTTTGTAGAAAAATTTTTCGATCTTGGAATGTCCCCAAATATCGCTAATACAGCGCACTTATCGGGAGCATTCATCGGTCTTCTACTCGGTAGACTGAACTTTTTTAGTTGGAGGCACACTTAG
- a CDS encoding ribonuclease Z yields MSVRDLTILGCSSQQPTRFRNHGAYLLRWNDEGFLFDPGEGTQRQFIYANIAPPVVSRIFISHFHGDHCLGLGSILMRLNLDKVTHPIHCYYPASGKKYFDRLRYGSIYHEMIHVVEHPVSQAGLVEDDGRFRIEATFLEHGVENIGWRVTEADTRKFDNEKLGLYGIRGPLVKELQERGRLLIHGQEVTLDDVSWIRHGDSFAAVIDTLPCQNAIDIARGASILLCESTYLEEHKELARLHNHMTAKQAAAIAKEAQVKQLILTHFSARYQNLKPFEQEARTIFPNTFVADDLITFPFPKVSIKP; encoded by the coding sequence ATGTCTGTCAGAGATTTAACGATTTTAGGGTGCTCAAGCCAGCAGCCAACCCGCTTCCGCAATCATGGAGCTTACCTTTTACGGTGGAATGATGAAGGATTTTTATTTGATCCCGGCGAAGGAACTCAGCGCCAATTTATTTATGCCAATATCGCACCACCTGTTGTTTCGCGCATTTTTATTTCGCACTTTCATGGCGACCATTGTTTAGGGCTGGGCTCTATCCTGATGAGGCTCAACCTCGACAAGGTCACCCATCCCATTCACTGTTACTATCCTGCTAGTGGAAAAAAATACTTCGATCGCCTGCGTTATGGTTCTATTTATCATGAAATGATTCATGTGGTTGAACACCCCGTTTCACAAGCCGGCCTCGTTGAAGATGATGGACGCTTCCGCATTGAAGCTACATTCCTAGAACACGGTGTAGAAAATATCGGCTGGCGAGTGACAGAAGCAGATACTAGAAAATTTGATAATGAAAAACTGGGATTATATGGAATCAGAGGACCTCTCGTAAAAGAGCTGCAAGAAAGGGGCCGTTTGCTTATTCATGGCCAAGAGGTTACTCTAGATGATGTCAGTTGGATTAGACATGGAGATAGCTTTGCTGCCGTGATCGATACCCTCCCCTGCCAAAATGCCATTGACATTGCAAGGGGGGCTAGCATATTGCTGTGTGAAAGCACTTACTTGGAAGAGCACAAAGAACTTGCTCGCCTCCACAACCACATGACAGCCAAACAAGCTGCTGCTATAGCAAAAGAAGCACAAGTAAAACAACTCATCCTGACCCACTTTTCGGCACGTTACCAAAACTTAAAACCTTTCGAACAAGAAGCTCGGACTATTTTCCCCAATACCTTTGTAGCCGATGACCTCATCACCTTTCCATTTCCAAAAGTCTCTATAAAACCTTGA
- a CDS encoding tyrosine recombinase XerC has protein sequence MYIATCYRFLEHLQVIKNASEHTIRNYAIDLNSFKSYLEQAFFPDAKAEELPAKIAFNEPYHARSTLYDHKLIIESIDRKTIRGFLAWLSSNKQHKRTIARRLSSLRSFFKYAQAQGLIQNNPTDELDSPKLDKKLPVSLNYDQVSHLFDQPDTETYLGFRDRTIMELFYSSGLRVSELIALNRHDFDFDNLTVKLKGKGKKERIVPITKNAAAWIKSYLNHPERHHDSDIHSAEVDPRAIFLNKHGTRLTTRSVDRKFDLYLTRSGLAGKVTPHTIRHTIATHWLENGMDLKTIQILLGHSSLSTTTIYTQVSSKLKKKVYDEAHPRA, from the coding sequence GTGTATATTGCAACCTGTTATCGCTTTCTTGAACATCTGCAAGTGATTAAAAATGCGTCTGAACATACCATTCGCAATTATGCAATCGATTTAAATTCATTTAAATCTTACCTCGAGCAAGCCTTCTTTCCAGATGCTAAAGCAGAAGAGCTGCCAGCAAAAATTGCCTTCAATGAACCCTATCATGCCCGCTCTACTCTTTACGATCATAAACTCATCATAGAGAGCATTGACCGGAAAACGATTCGAGGATTTCTTGCCTGGCTTAGTTCCAATAAGCAGCATAAGCGGACAATAGCGCGGCGCCTCTCATCTTTGCGCAGCTTCTTTAAATATGCGCAAGCTCAAGGGCTCATCCAAAATAATCCAACCGATGAACTAGACAGCCCAAAGTTAGACAAAAAATTGCCGGTCTCTTTGAACTACGACCAAGTGAGCCACCTTTTTGACCAACCAGACACCGAAACCTACCTAGGTTTTCGCGATCGAACGATCATGGAACTTTTTTATAGTTCCGGCCTTAGAGTCAGCGAACTCATAGCTCTTAATCGCCATGATTTTGACTTCGATAATCTAACCGTCAAACTCAAAGGAAAAGGTAAAAAAGAGCGCATCGTCCCCATTACTAAAAATGCGGCTGCTTGGATTAAATCCTACCTTAACCATCCTGAACGGCATCACGATTCAGACATTCATTCTGCCGAAGTCGATCCAAGAGCTATCTTTCTCAACAAACACGGTACCCGTCTTACCACACGCTCCGTCGACCGCAAGTTTGATCTTTACTTGACCCGCAGCGGACTAGCCGGCAAAGTCACCCCGCACACAATCCGCCATACGATTGCCACTCATTGGCTGGAAAATGGCATGGACCTTAAAACAATTCAAATTCTTTTGGGCCATAGTTCCTTATCCACCACAACGATTTACACCCAAGTCTCCTCCAAGCTTAAGAAAAAGGTCTATGACGAAGCGCATCCCCGCGCATGA
- a CDS encoding methionine ABC transporter ATP-binding protein, producing MKDHLIEVKGLSKVFGFKGAEQPAYALKEINLAIPRGSIYGIIGMSGAGKSTLLRCLTGLESPSEGSILIEGEELTQKSAKDLCRIRQHMGMVFQHFQLFSSRTVAENIAYPMEIHGTPHEQQQHRIDELLSLIGLSHKKHMYPSQLSGGEKQRVGIARALANNPHLLLCDEPTSALDPKTTRSILQFLAQLNQELGLTVIIITHQLETVKQICHRVAVLSHGEIAEEGEVRNVFTRPQHQVTRHLLHLGTDQFPEDLLQQRDTNKKLVRLGFEGHQAKEPVISHLLKRYDVEVNILSGGLDYLQKTIVGNLFVEISGSPDDIQQALEFLQSRQIICEVIS from the coding sequence ATGAAAGATCATTTAATTGAAGTGAAAGGGTTATCTAAAGTTTTTGGCTTTAAAGGAGCTGAACAACCAGCTTATGCCTTAAAAGAAATCAATTTAGCGATTCCCCGCGGAAGCATTTACGGAATTATTGGAATGAGTGGTGCGGGAAAATCTACTCTGTTGCGCTGCTTGACCGGCTTAGAGTCCCCTTCCGAAGGATCGATTTTGATTGAGGGGGAAGAGCTGACTCAAAAAAGTGCTAAAGATCTTTGCCGTATTCGCCAACACATGGGAATGGTATTTCAGCACTTCCAGCTTTTTTCTTCGCGTACTGTAGCAGAGAACATTGCCTATCCGATGGAAATACACGGCACACCCCATGAGCAGCAACAACATCGCATTGACGAATTGCTGAGTCTAATTGGACTCTCGCACAAAAAGCATATGTATCCTTCCCAATTGAGTGGCGGGGAGAAACAGAGAGTTGGGATTGCGCGAGCGCTTGCCAATAATCCTCATCTGCTTTTATGCGATGAGCCCACATCAGCCCTTGACCCTAAAACGACCCGCTCGATTTTACAATTTCTAGCTCAACTCAATCAGGAACTTGGCTTAACCGTCATTATCATCACCCACCAGCTTGAAACTGTGAAGCAAATTTGCCACCGTGTGGCTGTCCTTTCACATGGAGAAATTGCGGAAGAAGGAGAAGTCAGAAACGTCTTTACCCGCCCTCAGCATCAAGTCACACGCCATCTATTGCATTTAGGAACAGATCAATTCCCAGAAGATCTCTTGCAGCAGCGCGATACCAATAAGAAACTCGTTCGTTTAGGCTTTGAGGGACATCAAGCCAAGGAACCTGTCATTTCACACTTGCTCAAGCGATATGACGTCGAAGTCAATATTTTATCCGGGGGTTTAGACTACCTTCAAAAAACCATTGTTGGAAACTTATTTGTCGAAATTTCAGGATCTCCAGATGACATTCAGCAAGCTCTCGAATTTCTTCAAAGCCGTCAGATTATTTGTGAGGTGATTTCATGA
- a CDS encoding methionine ABC transporter permease has protein sequence MTSDQLYLAINLIPIEFWNTLYMVFCSAILAALFGIPLGIILTITDKGHLKENRWLHEILGSIVNVGRSFPFAILMVALIPFTRWLVGTSLGTTASIIPLSIAAIPFLARLVEASLKEVDKGIIEAAVVMGSTPWQIILKVLLPEALPSLVLGITTTIINLVGYSAMAGTMGGGGLGKIAIQYGYQRFNVFLMVVTVILLILLVQAIQGVGHAIAKRLNLKRGKGLTR, from the coding sequence ATGACATCCGATCAATTGTACCTAGCCATCAATCTTATTCCCATAGAGTTTTGGAATACTCTTTATATGGTTTTTTGTTCTGCTATTTTAGCCGCTCTGTTTGGGATACCTTTGGGAATCATTTTGACAATTACAGATAAAGGACATTTAAAAGAAAACCGCTGGCTTCATGAAATACTTGGATCCATTGTCAATGTCGGCCGCTCTTTCCCTTTTGCCATTCTGATGGTCGCCCTCATTCCTTTTACAAGGTGGCTTGTAGGAACAAGCTTGGGGACGACAGCTTCGATCATCCCGCTATCCATCGCAGCCATTCCCTTTTTAGCCCGGCTTGTCGAAGCCTCTTTAAAAGAAGTGGACAAAGGAATCATCGAAGCTGCGGTCGTCATGGGTTCAACGCCTTGGCAAATTATTTTAAAAGTACTCCTACCTGAAGCCCTGCCTTCGCTCGTATTGGGCATCACGACGACGATTATTAACTTAGTTGGCTATAGTGCCATGGCCGGCACAATGGGTGGTGGTGGCTTGGGAAAAATTGCCATTCAATACGGCTACCAACGATTCAATGTCTTTTTAATGGTTGTCACTGTTATTCTGCTTATTTTACTTGTTCAAGCAATCCAAGGCGTAGGACATGCCATTGCTAAGAGACTCAATCTTAAACGAGGGAAGGGACTAACCAGATGA
- a CDS encoding MetQ/NlpA family ABC transporter substrate-binding protein — MKTKLVLLALLLACFLGILSGCSKNSHPSLKVAATSVPHAEILEFIKPKLQEQGINLSIITVEDYNIPNRALQDGEVDANFFQHIPFLNAQMKDFGYDLEDLTAVHLEPMALYSRKLRNLNELKPKSTVAIPSDPSNQARALALMQQQGLIRLKKTDAKSNVLDIIDNPHQLQFIEIDSPLLTRSLDDVDLAAITTNFALQAGLLPKKDALAVEDAHSLFVNVLVIRKGDEQREDLQALKMALTSPEVKTFIDEHYQGAVIPAF, encoded by the coding sequence ATGAAAACAAAACTAGTTTTACTAGCCTTATTATTGGCATGTTTTTTAGGCATTTTGAGTGGTTGTTCAAAAAATAGCCACCCCTCTTTAAAAGTAGCAGCAACCTCTGTACCGCATGCTGAAATCCTTGAATTCATCAAACCGAAGCTACAAGAACAGGGAATCAACCTGAGCATCATCACCGTAGAGGATTACAACATCCCTAACCGAGCCCTGCAAGACGGCGAGGTCGATGCAAATTTTTTCCAACACATCCCTTTTCTGAATGCGCAAATGAAAGACTTTGGTTATGACCTGGAAGATTTAACTGCGGTTCATCTCGAACCCATGGCTTTATATTCGCGCAAACTCCGCAATTTAAATGAACTTAAGCCTAAATCAACAGTTGCCATTCCAAGCGACCCTTCGAACCAGGCAAGGGCGTTGGCATTGATGCAACAACAAGGATTGATTCGCTTAAAAAAAACCGATGCCAAATCGAACGTGCTGGACATTATCGATAATCCGCATCAGCTTCAATTCATTGAAATCGACTCACCGTTGTTGACAAGATCATTAGACGATGTCGATTTAGCAGCCATTACAACCAATTTTGCTCTTCAGGCTGGACTCCTACCTAAGAAAGATGCATTAGCAGTAGAAGATGCCCATTCCCTGTTTGTCAATGTATTAGTGATCCGCAAAGGTGATGAACAACGAGAAGATCTACAGGCATTGAAAATGGCTTTGACCTCACCTGAGGTTAAAACGTTCATCGATGAACACTATCAAGGAGCTGTCATTCCAGCTTTTTAA